The Puntigrus tetrazona isolate hp1 chromosome 19, ASM1883169v1, whole genome shotgun sequence genome has a segment encoding these proteins:
- the tmem200b gene encoding transmembrane protein 200A has translation MRTQKSRGQTSATPSRQRLPRFSLHSRKKKEGVIQGKLRIRSMPGAFLVLGVVVVVVGTALAVAGYWPYRAHRSTVDTTEEGSPGSASAWGLGSKGLLSAASLVHSERMKLLGPVIMGVGLFILICANTVLYENRDRETQMLLAQMRSVICSVSAAVPSADLLQVNSLASHYQWVSSLPAAHLNILCLQEMSSSEPLLQVKSMDEEDSVQQQDTVHTDVLYHQDSSSTPSIHSSNSCNDSKEGRGANSALDLRREGHFGLSNCMTASSMSTLGGEDLEIFSIPPRRSYSMSHRTKPHLPSRDLVHPEDRSLSLSGHHRLLPRQSSSEVCVNMSHVTSLDLIPVEEQRHRSWPRLDLGSARKYLKLENKEDSVDKLLDQLEQQCLQLNKSYGSGPFQ, from the coding sequence ATGAGGACTCAGAAGTCCCGCGGCCAGACGTCAGCCACACCTTCCCGCCAGCGCTTGCCACGTTTCAGTCTTCACTccaggaaaaagaaagaaggtgtAATCCAAGGAAAGCTGCGTATCCGTTCCATGCCGGGTGCCTTTCTGGTGCTTGGGGTAGTGGTAGTTGTTGTTGGCACCGCCCTTGCCGTGGCAGGCTACTGGCCGTACAGGGCTCATCGTTCAACAGTGGACACGACAGAGGAAGGATCCCCCGGAAGCGCTTCAGCATGGGGATTAGGCTCCAAAGGACTGTTGTCTGCAGCAAGTCTGGTTCATAGCGAAAGGATGAAACTACTAGGACCAGTCATCATGGGAGTGGGACTCTTCATACTTATCTGTGCCAATACGGTACTCTATGAGAATCGGGATAGGGAAACGCAGATGCTTCTTGCGCAGATGCGGAGCGTGATTTGCTCTGTTTCTGCCGCCGTGCCCTCGGCAGACCTCTTGCAAGTGAACTCCCTCGCCAGCCACTACCAATGGGTCAGCAGTTTACCTGCAGCCCACCTGAACATCCTCTGCCTGCAGGAAATGTCCAGTTCGGAGCCTCTGCTCCAGGTGAAGAGCATGGACGAGGAGGACAGCGTTCAGCAGCAAGACACGGTGCACACCGATGTCCTTTATCATCAGGACTCTTCCTCCACGCCCTCCATTCACTCCTCCAACTCCTGCAATGACAGCAAGGAGGGACGAGGGGCCAACTCTGCACTGGATCTGCGACGGGAAGGTCACTTTGGACTAAGCAACTGTATGACCGCATCCTCGATGTCCACACTGGGTGGGGAGGACTTGGAGATCTTCTCCATCCCACCCAGACGTTCCTACAGCATGAGCCACAGGACTAAACCTCACTTACCATCCAGGGACCTGGTGCATCCAGAGGACAGGTCCTTGTCTTTGTCGGGTCACCATAGACTGCTCCCGAGGCAGTCCAGCTCAGAGGTGTGCGTGAACATGTCTCACGTTACAAGCCTTGACCTTATACCTGTGGAAGAGCAGAGGCACCGCAGCTGGCCTCGGCTGGACCTCGGAAGTGCCAGAAAGTATCTCAAGCTGGAGAACAAGGAGGACTCTGTGGACAAGCTACTGGACCAGCTTGAGCAGCAGTGCTTGCAGCTGAACAAAAGCTATGGCTCAGGTCCCTTTCAGTGA